One genomic region from Rattus norvegicus strain BN/NHsdMcwi chromosome 10, GRCr8, whole genome shotgun sequence encodes:
- the Spsb3 gene encoding SPRY domain-containing SOCS box protein 3 isoform X4, with product MLELWLWQATLTGATTLMGRLAPCSVDLPWLWKIPSLPVGYKVCSEHSDSDSDPEYSSLPPSIPSAVPVTGESFCDCEGQNEATFCNSLHTAHRGKDCRCGEEDEGECLAVGTCAGLGRFSGLEGSTLLCPSLVWAFYPTDFDWVWDDLNKSSATLLSCDNRKVSFHMEYSCGTAAIRGTKELGDGQHFWEIKMTSPVYGTDMMVGIGTSDVDLDKYHHTFCSLLGRDEDSWGLSYTGRCCLGYGWGWQCHRPPRLTPLLLTGLLHHKGDKTSFSSRFGQGSIIGVHLDTWHGTLTFFKNRKCIGVAATRLQNRRFYPMVCSTAAKSSMKVIRSCASSTSLQYLCCYRLRQLRPDSGDTLEGLPLPPGLKQVLHNKLGWVLSMNCSHWTSPAPPPGTAAPAAERDSRETRPCQRKRCRRS from the exons ATGCTCGAGCTGTGGCTCTGGCAGGCAACTCTAACTGGGGCTACGACTCTGATGGGCAG ATTGGCTCCTTGTTCAGTGGATCTGCCTTGGCTTTGGAAGATCCCATCTTTGCCAGTGGGGTACAAGGTCTGCTCTGAG cacaGCGACTCCGACTCTGACCCTGAGTACTCTTCCCTGCCACCATCCATCCCCAGTGCTGTGCCTGTGACAGGAGAGTCCTTCTGTGACTGTGAGGGCCAGAATGAGGCTACCTTCTGCAACAGTTTACACACAGCACACCGTGGCAAGGACTGCCGTTGTGGTGAGGAGGATGAGGGTGAGTGTCTTGCCGTAGGGACGTGTGCAGGGCTGGGCAGGTTCTCTGGGTTGGAAGGCTCCACTTTGCTCTGCCCCTCCCTAGTCTGGGCCTTCTATCCTACAGATTTTGATTGGGTATGGGATGACCTGAACAAGTCCTCAGCCACCTTGCTGAGCTGTGATAATCGAAAGGTTAGCTTTCACATGGAGTACAGCTGTGGCACAGCAGCCATTCGGGGCACCAAGGAGCTAGGGGATGGCCAACACTTCTGGGAAATCAAGATGACCTCTCCGGTGTATGGCACTGATATG ATGGTGGGCATCGGGACATCAGACGTAGACCTGGACAAGTACCACCACACGTTCTGCAGCCTGCTGGGCAGGGATGAAGACAGCTGGGGGCTCTCCTACACGGGTAGGTGTTGCCTGGGCTATGGGTGGGGCTGGCAGTGCCACAGACCTCCCAGGCTCACACCTCTGCTCCTTACAGGGCTCCTCCACCACAAAGGCGACAAGACGAGCTTCTCTTCACGCTTCGGCCAGGGCTCTATCATTGGCGTACACTTGGACACCTGGCATGGGACACTGACTTTTTTCAAGAATAGGAAGTGCATAG GAGTGGCTGCCACTCGGCTTCAGAACAGAAGGTTCTACCCGATGGTCTGCTCGACCGCCGCCAAGAGCAGCATGAAGGTCATTCGCTCCTGTGCCAGCTCCACATCCCTGCAGTACCTGTGCTGCTACCGCCTGCGCCAGTTGCGGCCAGACTCAGGGGACACCCTCGAGGGCCTGCCCTTGCCACCCGGCCTCAAGCAGGTGCTGCATAACAAGCTGGGCTGGGTCCTGAGCATGAACTGCAGCCACTGGACATCCCCTGCACCCCCTCCGGGCACAGCTGCCCCAGCCGCTGAGAGAGATTCCCGGGAGACCAGGCCCTGTCAGAGGAAGCGCTGCCGAAGAAGCTGA
- the Spsb3 gene encoding SPRY domain-containing SOCS box protein 3 isoform X9: MRLPSATVYTQHTVARTAVVVRRMRMVGIGTSDVDLDKYHHTFCSLLGRDEDSWGLSYTGLLHHKGDKTSFSSRFGQGSIIGVHLDTWHGTLTFFKNRKCIGVAATRLQNRRFYPMVCSTAAKSSMKVIRSCASSTSLQYLCCYRLRQLRPDSGDTLEGLPLPPGLKQVLHNKLGWVLSMNCSHWTSPAPPPGTAAPAAERDSRETRPCQRKRCRRS; the protein is encoded by the exons ATGAGGCTACCTTCTGCAACAGTTTACACACAGCACACCGTGGCAAGGACTGCCGTTGTGGTGAGGAGGATGAGG ATGGTGGGCATCGGGACATCAGACGTAGACCTGGACAAGTACCACCACACGTTCTGCAGCCTGCTGGGCAGGGATGAAGACAGCTGGGGGCTCTCCTACACGG GGCTCCTCCACCACAAAGGCGACAAGACGAGCTTCTCTTCACGCTTCGGCCAGGGCTCTATCATTGGCGTACACTTGGACACCTGGCATGGGACACTGACTTTTTTCAAGAATAGGAAGTGCATAG GAGTGGCTGCCACTCGGCTTCAGAACAGAAGGTTCTACCCGATGGTCTGCTCGACCGCCGCCAAGAGCAGCATGAAGGTCATTCGCTCCTGTGCCAGCTCCACATCCCTGCAGTACCTGTGCTGCTACCGCCTGCGCCAGTTGCGGCCAGACTCAGGGGACACCCTCGAGGGCCTGCCCTTGCCACCCGGCCTCAAGCAGGTGCTGCATAACAAGCTGGGCTGGGTCCTGAGCATGAACTGCAGCCACTGGACATCCCCTGCACCCCCTCCGGGCACAGCTGCCCCAGCCGCTGAGAGAGATTCCCGGGAGACCAGGCCCTGTCAGAGGAAGCGCTGCCGAAGAAGCTGA